The window TGAAAAAACAGTTAGGATGGAGGCGGCTGCCTGCCTACCTGACTGTGGGGTCCATTGACATCGTCGGCGCAACCCAAGTAGCCACGTACTCTTATCAAATAACAAGTTATTTTGGAAAATAGCAATCTTATTATTTTTGGAATGTCCTTAAATCTGCATTCTTAAGTATTTTGGATGCTTTGCACCCTAGCAATCATATTCAAAATTAGACAAAACATTTTAACAAAGAGTCCTGGGCTAGACGCCATACTCCTACAAAGGACCACATTCAATGCTAATTGATGGACCTAAGTACCAAGACTTGGTTCAAGTATTGATTTTGAGGACAATATTGCATTCTAGATATGGGTTGTTGGACCAATTAAAGTCTTCTCCCTTCAAACGATGTTTGACTTGGTAATCAGATGTATCGGAAATTCCAGGGACTGCTGCGCTGTTTTATAGTTTACACTAGAAGGAAACTGTAAATGATTGTTATTCGAAATGACGTGTTGAGAAAGAACCAACAAAATTCCCTACAACAAAAGGGAGATCAAGGAACGGTGAAGGTAGAAGAACGAGATTTAGATCCTCCTATGAGTCCGATATCAAGGACGAGACTGAATGTGGATCCGACCTGACAGTTCGTAATTATTTTACTCGAGAAAGCAACGTCAGTACAATTACACTGAATTATAAAGAGCTTCAACCTCTTAATCTGAAAAAAAGCCGGAAACCTAAACTCAGCTTCATTGAGAACAATAAAGAATCCAAATCTGGAGAAAGATCATATGCTCAAACACTAATTCGTTCATCTAAAAGGTCCGGAAAAAGGCAAAAGATCGAAGTGTAAAGCAAAATACACATGCCTGAGTTGGAAGCTGCATGTCAAGAGCCTGAGCTGGCATATAGCagaattttccatttgagTCAATTACCACCAAGCAGGGAAGCAACAGCTTTAGCGATATGCAGGACGAGCTATACATTTGAGAAGACGAGATTAAATAAACCCGATGACCGATCTGCTTTCTCTAATGCCTTGGCAGCAAATCCAACAGTTGGGAATAGATCTGCTCTCTCATTGTATCTCTGTTGCTAGCACTCAAGGTGAAGATTTTTGCTCCAGGATGATTCCTCATCCTTGCCACTGCATTGCAGATTTGGGAGAAATTGATAAGAATTTGCTAAGGGCCAGTTTATCGACAAAAAATTTCCAGGAAAGCTTCTCTGCTTTTTCTCCTCAAGAACCTGAgagaatgaaaataattttcaggGAAAATGGACTTCCTGCTTTTCTGATTTCGAAATTTGCTCCTTGAATtttgtgattttcttttttctactgaaattcatttaatctTGAATAGCAATTGAGAGGAAATTCCCTTATATGCAGATCAAATTCCGTAAATCAGTGCGTATCTTAAAAAAGAATCAACGCACCACAAAAAACTTCTCAAGCATTTCTGGTGTTAAAGAATATCCCAGGTTTAGAATGTATTCATCATTTCTTCATTCCGCAGTGCGAATTAATAgtaaaagatgaaaaattaaaatgaaaagagaaagtCCTACCCGACATAACAAAAACCAAAAAGAttgtaaagaaaataaatcatGAAATTTTCACAACTTTAAGTTTTAATGATAGATTTTGCTAATACACTTCAAAATAAACAATTGATGGTAAATGCAGATTGCGAACATTCTCAAGctcatttgttatttttatattatatgatataaatattttatttatacatatataaattaaaaaagaggCCTGTCAATACTTGATATGATTTTCCAGTCAGCAATGCAGAGGCAGATTTAAAGATGTCCGCAACCTTACAAGACCAAATACAAGAAATATTACCTCCAGGTATGTCACGCCCAGATTTTGGGATGGGAATTGTTGCCAGCAGTGGGATATTTGACTCGAGTATTCTCAGGACAGCAGGGAAGAAAGCTGAACCGTATAGCTCCATCTTACCAACTTCATCAATGATGAAGAGATCAACATCTTCCTTAACCTACAACAGAATGTGCATCTTCAGCCCAAAGAACGACTTCTATGATTGTGAAACTACAATCTGAAGAACAACACGCATATAAAGATAAAGCAATAATGTGAACAAAAGAGCGTCACTCCACATCCTTGCGGAGAGGTGTACTTCAAAATTGACAATCGATCACACTGCGTATTCGCAACCTTACTATGACACTATAGGACTAGCTGAGCAGAAAGGACACAAAAGCTAACCATAAAGTTAGAATGCTGGCACTGGCACTAGTATAAAGCTTGGTTGGTCTGTTTACACCTTCTATGTGATGAGCAAAATAGCTCTACCGCTGATACTCAGCTGGAAAGCATTGAATCTAGGTTGTCGTCTCTACCTTGTCTTGACAGTGAAATTGACTCTGGGAGGATATTCGCTAGGTGGGGCTTTTAAGGAACCTATTGGCGAGCATGTGACTTGAGTGATTTCGCAATATTGAAGGTTTCCATTAAAACTCAAGGATTATTATGTGAGCAGGGTGATTTTTCAACAAACATTTTAAGTTAGTCATTACTATTAAAAGAAGTTAAATGGGTTCTGGTTCGATGAACAAATTCAAGTATGCAGCAGTAAGAGGCCCACCTGCAATGCTGGCAATGCTACTGATTCAAATGATGCTATATCAACTCTGTACTTTCCAACAGTTGGCCACCTGATAGAGTCCGAGCTGCCACAGTACAAAATTACTCAAGTTCAGAACTTCCATCAGCTAAGTTTAATCAGAACAGACGGCGAAGAAAATCTCAAAAATTACACAGCCCTGCAGCTGACAAAGTAACATTATGAGACAATAGAACTTTAGTAAATTCCGCCCATGGCATCAAAGAGACAAAGATATCTTTTGGACAAAAACATGGGACAAAATCAAGCTGCAAAGTGATCTCGTCTGGAGATCTTGGTCTGGGATGGATGAACTGCCAAGAATTGATGTTAAACCCGAACATCAATGGCAATACTAGAAACAGATGATCGATGTCTGTCGATACATCAACTTGAATTTCAGTTATGAAAGTATCACGATCAGCGTCAATCATCGGAAGCCCTCACATATAACCGAGCAACCAACTCAATTAACAAGCACCGGCAGTAACACCTCAAGAATCTAAGCATCTCCATTGCGCAATGACAGAATATATGCAATGACGAAGACTGCCGTCAGAATTGGGAAG of the Punica granatum isolate Tunisia-2019 chromosome 6, ASM765513v2, whole genome shotgun sequence genome contains:
- the LOC116210490 gene encoding LOW QUALITY PROTEIN: cancer-related nucleoside-triphosphatase homolog (The sequence of the model RefSeq protein was modified relative to this genomic sequence to represent the inferred CDS: inserted 2 bases in 1 codon); protein product: MAAPGKCLLITGPPGVGKTTXVMRVFESLKASKPNLKVQGFYTREVREGSERVGFEVVTLDGRRGPLASSTISTSDSIRWPTVGKYRVDIASFESVALPALQVKEDVDLFIIDEVGKMELYGSAFFPAVLRILESNIPLLATIPIPKSGRDIPGVARMRNHPGAKIFTLSASNRDTMREQIYSQLLDLLPRH